Genomic window (Capsicum annuum cultivar UCD-10X-F1 chromosome 10, UCD10Xv1.1, whole genome shotgun sequence):
GAGCTTGGGAATGGATAACCATTTGCTAGACTTAGGCTTTGAAAAAGGCTTAAGTGAATCGACTCTTTATGTCAAGAAAGTTGGCtctaacattattattatttctctgtATGTCGATGATTTACGTGTGACAGGAAATAATATAGCTTTGATTGAAGAATTCAAGGAGGAGATGATGAAAGTCTTTGAGATGACTGATCTTAGCGAGATGATTTATTTTCTGGGAATGGAGATCAAGCAAACTCGAAATGAAGTCTTTATTTGTCAAAAGAAATACATGAAGGAGATTCTAAAAAGATTTAGAATGGAAGAATGCAAGAGTGTGAGTACTCCGatgaatcaaaaagaaaaacagaAAAGGGATGATGGAGCTGAGCTAGTTGGTGAAGGAGCATATCGAAGCTCAATTGGATGCTTGATGTATCTCACGACAACAAGGCCTGTCATTTTGTTTCCTGTGAGTGTTTTATCCAGGTTTTTAACTTGTGCAAGTAAGATGCACATGATAGCTGCCAAAAGAGTGGTTAGGTATCTTAAAGGAACTCTAGCCTATGACATCAAATTTGGCAAAAGTCAAAACTTCAAACTCTGTGGATATTCTGATAGTGATTGGGGCGGCTCAGCTAGTGATATGAAAAGTACTTTCGGTTACTGCTTCACTTTTGGATCAGGGTGTTTCTCATGGTGCTCAAAGAAACAGGAAACAGTGCAGTAGCACAGTCAACAGCTGAAGCAGAATTCATAGCAGCAACTGCTGCTGTTAATTAAGCAATATGGCTCAGGAAAGTTTTGATTGATCTGAAACTGGAGCAAGAAGAAAGCACTGCGATCTTTGTGGATAATCAAGCTGCCATAGCCATATCCAAAGATCCTGTGTTTCATGGAAGGACCAAGCACTTCAatatcaagttttattttttgagggAAGTGCAGAAGAACGGTGAAGTGGTTTTACTCTATTGCAAATCAGATAATCAAGTAGCGGACATTTTTACCAAGTCATTTCATGTTAGCAGGTTCGAGTTTCTTAGAGAAAAGCTGGGAATTTGCAGCTCCTGATCCAGAAGGAGATGTTACTGTGTTTCAGGAGTTGTTAGAATAGGTCAAAATCCTTAGCAGATTTTTAGGATagcaatttatttttaatcattatccTAGTATAGTTGTTCCTATTTTCTAGGCTTATGCAGTCATTTTTCTGTTTCCATTGTACTACTACTCTATTTATTCTGATTGCTTGAAGCTAAATAAAACAGCTCTTCTATTAACAATTCATCTAACTGCTTCAGTTTATAATAGTTGGACCACTTCAGACCCTTACACGCCAGTGCGCGTAAATTCATGCAATGATTTAGCTGGTGACAAATATATGCCATAAAAATACGATAATAAATAGTTGAGGAGATCATAAGACCCCCATAGAGTTGAGGCGTATTACAACAAAATTCGtcaaagtttaggtatattttgaacttttttcccaTTGATTTACAAGTCCAATAATGTTATCCCTAAAATCCAATGTGAGTTTTTTATGGGTATTTGCTCCCCTGTCGTCGTTCAATGAGAATGGATAAGACACTCGTGGGATCGACGTGAGGGGGCTATATTTCTATAAGCAAACTCAGAGCAAATATGAAGCGCATAGATACAATATACtaaaggggagccttggagtaactggtaaaattgttgtcatgtgaccaggaggtcacgaaTTCAAGCCTTGGAAGCAGCCTCTGACAGAAAATTGGATGGGGTCCCtccccggaccctgcgcatagcgagagctttagtgcaccggattGCTTTTTATGGATACAATATACTAAAAAGTTAGCAAAAACCAGACCATAACCTCAAAAAACATGTCCATAAAATTGGATGTTGGAAGCAAATGCATATATTTCATTAAGCCAGCAATGAATTACACAGTTCATACAGGTGCAACATTTGCTCAAATACAGTCTTATTTTCGAGGCCTTCACGATAAGTAACTTGATCGAACATGATCTCTATAGGGTGGACAAAAAACAACGCCACCTCGaaaaaacacaacataaacacaacaaGATGAAAAATACATCATCTTTCATCGTAAACCAGATTGATGCTTTTTCAAgtataaaattagaaaaacacGAATGAGGTGAGGTTCTTTGCGTTTAGCCTGTGTTCTGCATTCCAGCAGCGATACCTTTCATCGTCAAGATAAGTGTGTCCTCCAAGCCAGGAGCGTATTCGCTTGTCGGGTTCAGAGTTACTAATTCGGCAGCTGACTTCGAAGTTACTAATTCGGCAGCTGACTTCGATTCCATGTATTCCTTTGAAATATGAGGCCTCAACTTGACATGGTAGTTTGGATCACGTATACGCTTAAGAGTGTAGGCTTGCAACACGTTTAAGGTCGTGATGTAGGCATCACGCAGTCTGAGTCGTTGTTTCAGGTGAGGGTCTCCCTCCAGAAGATCCTTGTGTCCAGCAATCTATTAAGAACGGTCAAAAATGTAACTTAGAGCGATGAATACAGTCTGATGCACGAAGCATCTGAGGAAGGTGCACATAGTACAGCGGTGTTGATGTAGGCAGCCTACTCTAACACGAGTAATAGTAAGCCGTGATCTATAGGTCACACGAAAACAACTTTATCGTTGCTACAATGTTCCTTTTTATGAAATCGGACATAATAAGTGATAACAGGTACTTTTCGGAATTCATGAAGAGTTACCTGGAGCAGGAGGGTCCTTGTCTCCTCGTAGTTGGACCGCAAAAGCtcaccgaaggaccacaagtcaTCCGAAACAAGAAGCTTGTCGTACAAAGCTGCAATACCTGGATCTCCCTTGGCGAACACCATCTCAACCAAGTCAATAGTGACTCTAAAGAATGGCCATGCATTGTACATTTCCTGCAGCATGTGTAGGTTCTTGATATCCTTGTTAACGGCATACTTAAATGCTGCCCCAAAGCCGAGCCAGACCGGGAGATGAAACCTTGTTTGCGTCCAGGCAAAGATCCATGGAATAGCTCTGAGTGATTCTATGCCTCCACTTGGTTTACGTTTTGATGGACGGCTGCCAATGTTCATACGACCATACTCTAGCTCAGGCGTGGCCTGCAATggtattaaaagaaaaataaacaaattaactCGACGTAATCTTTGTTATCATATCTACTGATACTGAGTTGAGAACAGATATAACGGCAGCATTGTCCGCACACACTTACCAAGCGGAAATACTCAACAAATCGGGGTTCTTTGAAAACGATTGACCTATACTTCTCTGTAGCAATAACTGCGATTTCATCCATAAGTGCACGCCATTCTGGTTTTGGAGAGACTGGTGGATGCATCCCATGTTCAAGGGTAGCAGCAGTAAAACGTTGGAGGGTTCTAAAACACAAGTGTTCCTCCCCAAACGATTGCTCAATAACCTCTCCCTGAACTGTGACACGGAGAGATCCGTCAATTGTGTCTGGTGGTTGAGACAATATAGCAAGATGGGTGGGGCCACCTCCTCTTCCTACCGTACCACCTCTACCGTGGAACATAGTTAGCTTCACGCCATGTTCTTTGGCAACTTTTATGAGCTCCTCTTGAGCCTTATATAGCTGCCAGGCTGCTGATAACCTACCAGCATCCTTGCCAGAGTCCGAATACCCGATCATAACCTCTTGTTTCCCATTGATCCGGTTTCTGTACCACTCAATCGAGAAGAGACGTGCAACAGCAGCAGGAGCAGCAACCAGATCGTCTAATTTTTCAAAAAGTGGAACCACTCGTAAAGGTTGCTTGACATGGCATTCACGCTGTAGGAGCTCAACTGCAAGCACATCAGATGGCGCGGTGGCCATTGAGATAATGTATGCCCCGAAGCAGTCTGATGGAAGTTCTGATATGACATGGAGTGTATCCAAAACATCAGCAATTTCTTCAGTTTTTGGAAGATCGGGTCCAAATAAAGGTCTCTTGCCGCTGAGTTCAGAAAGAAGCCACTCCTGTCTACGTTCTTCAGACCATTCACGATATGAACCAATTTCCAAGTGTTGAGTAATGGCATCAAGGACGTCAGTATGGCGGTCCGACTCTTGTCTTATGTCAAGTCTCACAAATGAGAGTCCAAAGGTAGAAACTTGTCTTAGAAAATCCAGAAGGCTTCCATCGGCAATGGGACGATCACCACAATCACAAAGAGATCTGTAGCAGACCTCAAGAGGTTCCAAGAACTGCATAAAACGTACAACCACATAAGCATCACATTAGTAATTGTTCCTGGCTTAGCTTTTAAAATGTTCTTCGTATAGAAGGCTCGCAAGTATTAGATACCTGCTCAATGCTAGTATAAGTTGCATCCTCAGGAATATCAGAGATTCCATGGGCTAGCAGTTGACGAGTACGCTCACGTGTCTGATACAGCTTGTCTCTCACATCACCAAGAATTACACGATATGGTTCACTTGGCGGAATTGTTTTCCAGAATTCTACAACAAAAGGAAGAGTCGACGACTAGAATTATACAATCGCACCATACAAATAAAGATTGAAAGAGACTAGTTGATGCAATTTCTGGAGAAATAACAGTAAGTAGTTACCTATGTAGTGCTTGGTGTCTCTCCGTGAGGACCTGTAAAGTTCAGCTGCTCGAACACGAAGCTCCTCGTTGCAACGCCACATAGATAACTGAAAAAACGTACGAGTTAGAATAATACAAAAGACCATAAAACTGACGCATTGCTTCAAGATGGATCAAAGAGCAAACTGGAAAAAATATTAAGTTGTTCTTCGATACCTCAAACATGAGATCCTCAATTTGCGAATAGTACAAGTTCGCTGCCATCATTCTTGCTAATAAGCAGACATCTCTTGTGACCTCGGGAGTCACTCTTGGATTACCTACATTTAGTATCAGACAACCGCTGAGCGACAAACgggagtgtgtgtgtgtgtgtgtagatattaaaaaagaattatgtaTTAGAATGGAGTGTACCATCCCGATCACCACCCATCCAAGAGGAGAATTGAATAAGAGGAGCATTGTAAGGAACTCGTTCATTAATCCCTATGTTTTTAAGAGCTGTGTCAAGACGGCGAAGGAACTGTGGAACACCCTTCCAAATAGTTTCATGAAAGTAGCTCATTCCAGCTCTCATTTCATCCTGCGGAGTTGGAGCAGTCCTCCGAATCTCATCAGTGCGGAAAGCTGCTTGAATCTGCAAGAAAATAGCAGATACGAACTGTGAAGAGAACCAAGGAAGTTACCTTATCACCGCACGATGATTCAAGGAGAGCGCAACACATTTTCTCAAATTTGAAGCTCAACACTACACATTTTACTTTTAGCGACACATAAACaggattaaagagagaaaaatcaaTATCGCCTTCATCCatcaatttgtttaatttttcgaaAATTTATACTTCAGTAGAAAATATATAACGAACTTCTGGTACTTTCTATGTTttctgtatatatataatatttgggCTGAGATGAGATTAAATGGGGTAATATGGTCGGTGAAAATTCATATTGTCGACCCCAACTTGCTTGGGATTGAAGCATAGTCGTTGTCGCCGAATAGAGCTCACTTCCTCCGATATAACAAGCTTAATAAAGTTTTCGCTGGTTAACTAAATAACCAAAGAGAACAAAAGTAAGTTTACAGAGATGACTATAGTCATTCCGATTGTTCATGTCCGCAGTGTGACAGAACTTtagagatctcaaaatgttaatCTAGGCGAATATTATACGTATAGATAGATATTGACAGTCTGAACGATAGGAAGGAAGTCCATCGAAAAGCACAAGAAATTAAGATTCCAAGCATCAAGTAAATAAATAGATATCTTACCTCCCTCTGTAAAGCCTCATCAAGCTCTTGTTTATCATCGGGTGTAATGTCTTTAGCGTACAGCTGAGCCAAGCAATTTCGGATCCTAAACATAAGAAAAGTCAGAACAAGAGATAACAATTCTACGATATATTTCGGCTCAAGAGAAGGAAATTGGTAGTAAAAGAGCAGACCTTCCATGCTTTTGAAGCAAAGATCTTCTGACGGATTGAGTAGGATGAGCAGTTAAGACGAGATCCACCGTCTGATTCTTCAGAGCTTCGAAAACTTCTTGAGGAGACTTTTTCAATTCCCCTACAAGTTTCTTGAAAGTTTCTTCGATATCTGATTCAGTTGTTGCATTGTTCTCATCAGCAAAGTCGCCCTTTTTCAACTTTTGTCGTCGACGGTAGGCAATCTGCACCTCCTCGGCCAAATTGGCTAAATTAAGCATGTGAGAGAAAGCTTTAGCAATGACGATGGAATCCCCAGGATCCAAACTCGTCAACATACTTCCAAGCTCCTCCAGCTTCTTTGGATCATGCTTGCCTTCGTACTTCGCAGAAAGTTCATAACACTCTTGGACCTGTGCCGgaattaaagaaaatacaaaaagcTTTAGTACCGTCCACGTACTTCAGCTATGAAATGTGGTGCTCGTGCACCTACCGCAAATTccatgtaaataataaacttgtttAACGGTAGGATTCAAGCTCTTGCACTTACCATGCATTCCGTGTTGTACTACCTTTTCATTAAGCCCAAACGTTTACAGAGAATAAATATAAAGATCCAATAGCTTCAAACAAGCAAAAAGATTGAAAAACGAAGAAAAACACATCCCCCCCCCCCAACCAACCAAATCCAATTTGATCTTGCTAATCTGATACCAAGTAAAATCACTGTAACTTCGaagctatgttgctcgaactctcaAATATGTAGTCGGATGCATGTCAGATCCACCAAAAGTAGTGTTTCATTGGAGGATACGGCTGTgcgacaacatttttggagatTCCGAGCAACACAGCTTGGAAGATGACCGACAATTGGCTAATCATTGCCCCGATTAAAAATAATTcctaaaaaaacaacaataagTGTGGATGTTACAACGAAAGCGGAACAAAAAACATAATGTATATACCGTTTCCTTGAGATCCTCTCCGTGCAGATCCTGAAGAATGTCGAGGAAACTATCCAAAAGTAAAGCATCATATTCGATCAACTTGTCATCCTCGGAGACCTTGCCAGGCACCAAAGCCCTCAAATGGGCATCAATGGATGCCAATTTCTCCAGATTCCGAGTCGTCATTTTCTCACTCTCCCACAAACTCTATCCACTCGTAAATTCAATTATCAAGACCCTACAAAAAGTTTGTcataacaaataattaaaatcatttatttttacAAGTCACAGAAACCACAAAGTAGGGAGGATTAGGCCCATCTAAGTtactcggactctccaaaaacgTTGCCGCACACGAGTCGGATCATGCAAAAGATACACTATTTTTagaggatccgacacgcacccgtcgacatttttgaagagtccgagcaacatagaggCCCATGGTAGGCCACATTTCTGTGTCATATGAAAGAACCAAGACGGCAAATCCAGTAAGATAAATCCTTATCAACTAATCACATTAGAGGCGAATCCAAGATTCGAACTTTATGACTTCGGGCTGGTTCTCAACCACAACTTGCTTTTAACACATATATAGGGTCGACGCAAAACTATTGAGTTCGAATAAATCCATAATACTCAAAGATTTGAACTTTACGTGTTCGAGTTCCATGTTCCACTACAACTTGTTTGATTTACTCGTTTGAAATCAATTATTTACGCTTATTAAGTGAACTTATTTAAACATATATAGGGAATCTGAGTTCCGAGTCACGACTAGGTGAATCCATAACACTCTATATCAGCATAACTAGCAATCGATGGATTTACAAACTAAATAGAAAAATTGTAAATGGTGATCAGATCCACATGATTCAGAGTACATAAATGGCCAACGGGTGTTTAAAAATACGGttcttttacaaaatatatacatGGTATGagtacaacaacatacccagtgtattcccgcagaccataccactacctcaaatgaaatagagaggttgttttcgatagatcccctgccggctcaggacagataacaatataatcaaacaaacaaccgaaaaacataaaagcacacaacaaataGCTAAGATCAGATCCACATATGTATAAAAAGACAATTCTTTTACAAATCTTTTTATACATAGTTCAATTAAAATTGCTAGTGAAAGTTTAAGTATACCTAAATCTTGAAATTTTCATGTACAAAtgaacaacaagaataacaaacacacaaaaaaacaaTACATTTACTACAAATATAGTCAATTTTATGAAAACCCCACAATTCAAAAACCTCCAAGATTTGAACTTTATGCTTATTTAATGAAATTCTTAAAGAAACACACACAAAACAAAACCTTTACTacaaatatattcaattttaggaaaaccccacaatTCAAAAACCTCCAAGATTTGAACTTTATGCTAATTTAATGAAATTCTTAACCTATACACATACATAAcaatttacaaaatcaaaaaaaaaaaaaaaattgagatcagATCCACTACATGAGTATAcagtatatacacacacaatttCTTTTTACAAAATGTATACAAAATAGAATTCTACTACAACTTGTTATATCTactatttatgcttattttaagTAATGGATTtacaaaatcaaatacaaaattgCTAAGATTAGATCCACAAATGTATacataattcaattgaaattgctAGTGAAAGTGTAAGTATACCTTAATCTTGAAATTTTGATGTGTAAA
Coding sequences:
- the LOC107845307 gene encoding phosphoenolpyruvate carboxylase, with protein sequence MTTRNLEKLASIDAHLRALVPGKVSEDDKLIEYDALLLDSFLDILQDLHGEDLKETVQECYELSAKYEGKHDPKKLEELGSMLTSLDPGDSIVIAKAFSHMLNLANLAEEVQIAYRRRQKLKKGDFADENNATTESDIEETFKKLVGELKKSPQEVFEALKNQTVDLVLTAHPTQSVRRSLLQKHGRIRNCLAQLYAKDITPDDKQELDEALQREIQAAFRTDEIRRTAPTPQDEMRAGMSYFHETIWKGVPQFLRRLDTALKNIGINERVPYNAPLIQFSSWMGGDRDGNPRVTPEVTRDVCLLARMMAANLYYSQIEDLMFELSMWRCNEELRVRAAELYRSSRRDTKHYIEFWKTIPPSEPYRVILGDVRDKLYQTRERTRQLLAHGISDIPEDATYTSIEQFLEPLEVCYRSLCDCGDRPIADGSLLDFLRQVSTFGLSFVRLDIRQESDRHTDVLDAITQHLEIGSYREWSEERRQEWLLSELSGKRPLFGPDLPKTEEIADVLDTLHVISELPSDCFGAYIISMATAPSDVLAVELLQRECHVKQPLRVVPLFEKLDDLVAAPAAVARLFSIEWYRNRINGKQEVMIGYSDSGKDAGRLSAAWQLYKAQEELIKVAKEHGVKLTMFHGRGGTVGRGGGPTHLAILSQPPDTIDGSLRVTVQGEVIEQSFGEEHLCFRTLQRFTAATLEHGMHPPVSPKPEWRALMDEIAVIATEKYRSIVFKEPRFVEYFRLATPELEYGRMNIGSRPSKRKPSGGIESLRAIPWIFAWTQTRFHLPVWLGFGAAFKYAVNKDIKNLHMLQEMYNAWPFFRVTIDLVEMVFAKGDPGIAALYDKLLVSDDLWSFGELLRSNYEETRTLLLQIAGHKDLLEGDPHLKQRLRLRDAYITTLNVLQAYTLKRIRDPNYHVKLRPHISKEYMESKSAAELVTSKSAAELVTLNPTSEYAPGLEDTLILTMKGIAAGMQNTG